In Bacteroidota bacterium, a genomic segment contains:
- a CDS encoding response regulator transcription factor, with translation MLVLEDDQNLGFILQENLQLRGYDVKLCKDGNEGSRAYQNEKFDLCLVDVMLPKKDGFTFAREVRERDDRIPIIFLTAKSMREDRIEGFRIGGDDYVTKPFSMEELALRIQAILRRADNAGASSGESPGDQTVFTIGGYSFDHARLQLAFKGKKQKLTDREADLLRLLCLRQNQTLDREFALKSIWGSDDYFNGRSMDVFIWRLRSYLKKDPGVSIVNVHGKGFKLVTGSEG, from the coding sequence GTGCTCGTCCTTGAGGACGACCAGAATCTCGGATTCATCCTGCAGGAAAACCTCCAGCTGCGCGGCTATGACGTGAAGCTGTGCAAGGATGGAAACGAGGGCTCCAGGGCCTACCAGAACGAAAAGTTCGACCTCTGCCTCGTCGATGTGATGCTGCCGAAAAAGGACGGGTTTACGTTCGCGCGCGAGGTCCGGGAGCGGGATGACCGGATCCCGATCATTTTCCTCACGGCAAAATCAATGAGGGAGGACCGGATCGAGGGCTTTCGGATCGGGGGCGACGATTATGTCACCAAGCCGTTCAGCATGGAGGAACTCGCGCTCCGGATCCAGGCGATTCTCAGGCGAGCCGACAATGCGGGCGCCTCCTCCGGGGAGAGTCCGGGGGATCAGACCGTCTTTACGATCGGGGGGTATTCATTCGACCACGCGCGATTGCAGCTCGCGTTCAAAGGAAAGAAACAGAAGCTGACCGACCGCGAGGCGGACCTCCTGAGGCTGCTCTGCCTCCGGCAGAACCAGACTCTCGACAGGGAATTTGCGCTGAAATCGATCTGGGGAAGCGACGACTACTTCAACGGACGGAGCATGGATGTCTTCATCTGGCGCCTCCGGAGTTATCTGAAGAAGGACCCGGGTGTAAG